In Arcobacter sp. CECT 8983, the DNA window TAAAAAGAACTGGTGCTGAGTTAAGAGGTCCTATACCTCTTCCAACGAAGATCAGAAAATACACTGTTCTTAAAGGTCCTCACGTAAATAAGGATTCTAGAGAGCAATTCGAAATCAGAGTACACTCAAGAATGATTGATATCATTGCAGCAACTCCTGATACAGTAGATTCATTAATGAAACTTGACTTAGCTCCTGAAGTTGATGTTGAAGTTAGATCAATGGGTCAAGAATAATAAAGAAAGGGTAATAAATGGAATTTATCGTAGAAAAAATCGGTATGAGTAGAACTGTTACAGTTCCTGCAACACCAGTTACACTTTTAAAAGTTCTTGATACTAAAGTATGTGACGTTAATGAAGGTGTAGCACTTGTTTCATATAGCAAAGGGAAGAAATTCAACAAAGCTATTGAAGGTCAACAAAAAAAATATGGTTTAAGCAAAGAGTTTAATAGATTTGCAACAATTAATGTAGCAAATACTGAAGCTGGTGACTTAGATGTTTCTGGATTATCTGAAGCTGCTGTTTTAAAAACAACTTTTAAAACAAAAGGTAGAGGTTTCCAAGGTGGAGTTAAAAGATGGAACTTCGCTGGTGGTAGAGCATCACATGGACACAGAATGGGTAGAAGAGTAGGTTCTATCGGTAATGCTGAATGGCCAGGTAGAGTTCAACCAGGTAAGAAAATGCCAGGACAATACGGAAATACAAATGTAACTGTTAAAAATGAAGTTGTTTCATTCGATGCAGAAACTGGTATATTAGTTGTAAAAGGTTCAGTATCTGGACCAAATGGTGGATTAGGAAAAGTAAGGATTGCTAAATGAGTAACGCAGTTGCAGTAAAGACAAACGAGTTACCAGAGTCTTTCAAAGATATTAACTCACACAATTTATATTTATATGTAAAATCTTACTTAGCAGCACAAAGAGCAAACACTGCTAGAGTTAAGAATAGATCTGAAGTAAGCGGTGGTGGTAAAAAACCTAAAGCTCAAAAAGGTTCTGGTGGAGCTAGATGGGGTTCTAAAAGATCACCATTATTCGTTGGTGGGGGTCAAGTTTTTGGACCTACTAAAAGAAACTACAACCAAAAAATCAATAAGAAGCAAAAAGCTTTAGCATTAAATTATGCTATTAACGCTCATGCTGAAAATGGTTCTTTATTTGTAGCTGATTCTATTAAAGTTGAATCAGGTAAAACTAAAGATGCGGTTTCAATCATTAATGGATTAAATCAAAGAGATACAGTAGTAATCGTTGATTCAATTGATGAAAAAACATACTTAGCGTTCAGAAACGTTAAAAACTGTTACATGATTGAAAAACAAGAAATTAATGCATATTTAATTTCTGCATATCACTCAGTACTAATTGAAAAATCAGTACTTGAATCATTAACAAAAGAGGCGTAAGATGGCAGATATTACAGATATTAAAGCAATATTATATACAGAAAAAACAATCGAGCTTCAAGAAAACGGTGTAATCGTTGTAGAAACTAGTCCAAGAATGACTAAAAACGGTTTAAAAGAGGTTTTTAAAGAGTATTTTGGAGTAACTCCAGCAAAAGTTAACTCTTTAAGACAAGACGGTAAAGTTAAAAGATTTAGAGGAAGACCTGGAAAAAGACCAGACTTCAAAAAATTCTATGTTACATTACCTGAAGGCGCTGAAATAGCGAACCTATCAGCTTAAGGAGTATAGAAGATGGCAATTAAAAAATTTAGACCAATAACTCCTGCAAGAAGATTCATGTCTGTTATGGATACTTCTGATATTACTTCTAAACCAACAGTTAAATCTTTACTTGTAAGAGTAAAAGCTTCAGCTGGTAGAAATAATAACGGTAGAATTACATCTAGACACAAAGAAGCAGGTGCTAAAAAATTATATAGAATTATTGATTTCAAAAGAAATAAATTCGGTGTTGAGGGAACTGTATCAACTATTGAGTACGACCCATACAGAAACTGTAGAATTTGTTTAGTAACTTATGCTGATGGTGATAAAAGATATATCTTACAACCATCTGGATTAAAAGTAGGTGACAAAGTTCAAGCTGCTGAATCTGGATTAGATATCGTTACTGGTAACGCAATGAGACTTCAAAGTATCCCTGTTGGTACTATGGTTCATAACATTGAGTTAAAACCTGGTAAAGGTGGACAACTTGCAAGATCTGCTGGTGCTTATGCTCAAATCATGGGTAGAGAAGGTAAATATGTTATCTTAAGATTACCATCTGGTGAAATGAGAAAAATTCTTGGTGTTTGTATTGCAACAATTGGTGTAGTAGGAAACGAAGATTTCACAAATATGGTTGTAGGTAAAGCTGGTAGAACTAGACACCTTGGTATTAGACCTCAAACTAGAGGTTCTGCAATGAACCCAATTGATCACCCACACGGTGGTGGTGAAGGTAAAACTAACTCGGGTAGACATCCAGTTACTCCATGGGGTATGCCAACTAAAGGTTATAAAACTAGAAAGAAAAAAGCTAGTGATAAATTAATCATTTCAAGAAGAAAGAAGTAAGGGTTTAAGATGGCAAGATCAGTAAAAAAAGGACCATTTGTAGACGCACACTTAATGAAGAAAGTTATCAAAGCTGTTGAAGCTAATGATAAAAAACCAATTAAAACTTGGTCTAGAAGATCAATGGTATTACCTGATATGATTGGTTTAACTTTTAATGTGCATAACGGTAGAAACTTTGTACCTGTAAACATTACAGAAAACCATGTTGGATATAAATTAGGCGAATTCGCTCCAACTAGAACATTCAAAGGGCACAAAGGTTCTGTGCAAAGAAAGGTATAATGATGGGTAAAGCAGTATTAAAATTTATTAGACTTTCACCTACTAAAGCAAGACTTATCGCAAGAGAAGTTCAAGGTATGAATGCAG includes these proteins:
- the rpsJ gene encoding 30S ribosomal protein S10, producing MEKIRLKLKAYDHRVLDRSVASIVEAVKRTGAELRGPIPLPTKIRKYTVLKGPHVNKDSREQFEIRVHSRMIDIIAATPDTVDSLMKLDLAPEVDVEVRSMGQE
- the rplC gene encoding 50S ribosomal protein L3 — protein: MEFIVEKIGMSRTVTVPATPVTLLKVLDTKVCDVNEGVALVSYSKGKKFNKAIEGQQKKYGLSKEFNRFATINVANTEAGDLDVSGLSEAAVLKTTFKTKGRGFQGGVKRWNFAGGRASHGHRMGRRVGSIGNAEWPGRVQPGKKMPGQYGNTNVTVKNEVVSFDAETGILVVKGSVSGPNGGLGKVRIAK
- the rplD gene encoding 50S ribosomal protein L4; the encoded protein is MSNAVAVKTNELPESFKDINSHNLYLYVKSYLAAQRANTARVKNRSEVSGGGKKPKAQKGSGGARWGSKRSPLFVGGGQVFGPTKRNYNQKINKKQKALALNYAINAHAENGSLFVADSIKVESGKTKDAVSIINGLNQRDTVVIVDSIDEKTYLAFRNVKNCYMIEKQEINAYLISAYHSVLIEKSVLESLTKEA
- a CDS encoding 50S ribosomal protein L23 yields the protein MADITDIKAILYTEKTIELQENGVIVVETSPRMTKNGLKEVFKEYFGVTPAKVNSLRQDGKVKRFRGRPGKRPDFKKFYVTLPEGAEIANLSA
- the rplB gene encoding 50S ribosomal protein L2 gives rise to the protein MAIKKFRPITPARRFMSVMDTSDITSKPTVKSLLVRVKASAGRNNNGRITSRHKEAGAKKLYRIIDFKRNKFGVEGTVSTIEYDPYRNCRICLVTYADGDKRYILQPSGLKVGDKVQAAESGLDIVTGNAMRLQSIPVGTMVHNIELKPGKGGQLARSAGAYAQIMGREGKYVILRLPSGEMRKILGVCIATIGVVGNEDFTNMVVGKAGRTRHLGIRPQTRGSAMNPIDHPHGGGEGKTNSGRHPVTPWGMPTKGYKTRKKKASDKLIISRRKK
- the rpsS gene encoding 30S ribosomal protein S19; translated protein: MARSVKKGPFVDAHLMKKVIKAVEANDKKPIKTWSRRSMVLPDMIGLTFNVHNGRNFVPVNITENHVGYKLGEFAPTRTFKGHKGSVQRKV